A window of Sedimentibacter sp. MB31-C6 genomic DNA:
AATTTTGATATTCTACCTTTTTTAAAATATTTAGCTCTCCACTATTTTCGAGAATTGCATAATCAACTTCTTCTATATTAAAAATATTAGACTTGCGTAACATCATATTTAATTCATCTATATTATATCTAGTTTTTACTAAGGCATCTTCAATTAACTTACCTTGCTTTATTAAAATAGTAGGTCTACCATCAGTAAGTTCTCTTAATTTAATGGATTTTAAAGTTATATATTCTAATAATACCGTAAGTACAGACCACAATATTATACTATAAGTGCCTTGCAAAATTTGCAAATTACTATCTGTTACTAGTGATGCAGCCATAGAACCAATGGTTATACCTGTTACATAGTTAAAAAATGTCAAATGACTTAATTGTTTTTTCCCCATTACTCTAGTCATAATTATTAAAACTAGATAAGATACTAAAGTCCTTAATGTAATTTCTATCCATGACAATATAATCACTCCTATAAAATGATTTAAATTTTTAAGCCTTAGTTAATTATTTATTATAGTATCTTATCTATTTTATATTTAATTATTCTAAGTTCTGTATATATT
This region includes:
- a CDS encoding DUF421 domain-containing protein; this encodes MSWIEITLRTLVSYLVLIIMTRVMGKKQLSHLTFFNYVTGITIGSMAASLVTDSNLQILQGTYSIILWSVLTVLLEYITLKSIKLRELTDGRPTILIKQGKLIEDALVKTRYNIDELNMMLRKSNIFNIEEVDYAILENSGELNILKKVEYQNYIKKDSNNSIKANKNITTQVISKGKMNTKTLDEFNLDVKWLENEIKKKGYKNLKDITYAEIDSNGSLFIMPVDKSKIKKEQN